In Ectothiorhodospiraceae bacterium 2226, a single window of DNA contains:
- a CDS encoding bifunctional diguanylate cyclase/phosphodiesterase has protein sequence MGGAKQRPARRRFSCTRERERLQEALLDATAALAREADTPAVCQRMCDTLVQTSRHIVGAWFYRLERETGEIVDRIIYGAGDYPEGEIRARDFAEVLGALEADVSAARTTDACFMLGASFRGCLGIRVDRQRYLELIALEPLYQFAQVAGALLDQAYLRARLRHLVEHDDLTGLLNRRGVRQVLEHVEAQALRAGEPYALVLLDLDNFKLINDRHGHGAGDRVLKDASQALAAGVRQGDWVGRWGGEEFIAVLPGAEVDEAMDVADRILRRIRAISPIISGQRLRTSASAGVACHPLDGTVVDELLGVADAALYEAKARGRDRALRATQGSRRTYTLAGRIERALRRDLLQPAYQPIVDLNSGAVVGQELLARLLPADDEEGLTAAEFIGAASKRHLVHLIDRRMFLVAIEHLLQWQTEAPAPVHFVNLSAGLLRKPRLIRELVAAVEGARTEFPTCKGCLVIEVTERDFIDPSEARDMLAPFVDLGVRLALDDFGSGYSSFQYLSDLPIDYLKIEGGLVRAASGNAKDRAIVKGIRDIARELGISTLAEGIEDEATAELMQDLEIDLAQGFYFGRPALEVDGSSAIRQRPR, from the coding sequence ATGGGTGGCGCCAAGCAGCGCCCCGCCCGGCGCCGCTTCTCCTGCACGCGGGAGCGCGAGCGCCTACAAGAGGCGCTGCTCGACGCCACGGCGGCGCTCGCGCGCGAAGCCGACACGCCCGCCGTCTGCCAGCGGATGTGCGATACGTTGGTGCAGACGTCGCGGCACATCGTGGGTGCCTGGTTCTACCGTCTCGAACGGGAGACGGGCGAGATCGTCGACCGCATCATCTACGGGGCCGGCGACTATCCGGAGGGCGAGATTCGGGCGCGCGACTTCGCGGAGGTTTTGGGGGCGCTCGAAGCCGACGTCAGTGCCGCCCGCACCACCGACGCCTGCTTCATGCTCGGCGCGAGCTTCCGAGGCTGCCTGGGGATCCGCGTAGACCGCCAGCGCTACCTGGAACTCATCGCGCTCGAACCGCTGTATCAGTTCGCCCAGGTCGCTGGTGCCCTGCTCGATCAGGCGTATCTGCGCGCCCGGCTGCGGCATTTGGTGGAGCACGATGACCTCACCGGGCTGCTCAACCGGCGCGGCGTCCGCCAGGTGCTGGAGCATGTGGAAGCACAGGCGTTGCGCGCGGGCGAGCCCTATGCGCTCGTGCTGCTGGACCTCGACAACTTCAAACTCATCAACGACCGCCACGGCCACGGCGCGGGCGACCGGGTGCTCAAAGACGCGTCCCAGGCGCTGGCCGCGGGCGTGCGCCAGGGGGACTGGGTCGGGCGCTGGGGCGGGGAAGAGTTCATCGCCGTTCTGCCGGGCGCGGAAGTCGATGAAGCGATGGACGTGGCCGACCGCATCCTGCGGCGCATTCGCGCCATCTCCCCGATAATTTCGGGGCAACGCCTGCGGACCTCGGCCAGTGCCGGCGTTGCCTGCCATCCGCTCGATGGCACGGTGGTCGACGAGCTACTGGGCGTCGCCGACGCGGCCTTGTACGAGGCCAAGGCCCGCGGCCGCGACCGCGCGCTGCGTGCCACCCAGGGCAGCCGCCGCACATACACCCTCGCCGGGCGCATCGAGCGCGCCCTGCGCCGCGACCTGCTCCAACCGGCTTACCAACCCATCGTGGACTTGAACTCGGGCGCCGTGGTCGGCCAAGAGTTGCTCGCGCGCCTGCTCCCAGCGGACGATGAAGAAGGACTCACCGCCGCCGAATTCATCGGGGCCGCCAGCAAGCGCCACTTGGTTCACCTCATCGACCGGCGCATGTTCCTGGTGGCCATCGAGCACCTCCTCCAGTGGCAGACGGAGGCGCCCGCTCCGGTGCACTTCGTGAACCTCTCCGCAGGCCTGCTGCGCAAGCCGCGCCTCATCCGCGAACTCGTCGCCGCCGTGGAAGGCGCCCGCACGGAATTTCCTACCTGCAAGGGCTGCCTGGTCATCGAAGTCACCGAACGGGATTTCATCGATCCCAGTGAGGCGCGCGACATGCTGGCACCGTTCGTCGACCTCGGAGTGCGCCTCGCACTCGACGACTTCGGCAGCGGTTACTCTTCGTTCCAGTACCTCTCCGACCTGCCGATCGACTACCTCAAAATCGAGGGAGGGCTCGTGCGCGCCGCGAGCGGAAACGCCAAGGACCGTGCCATCGTGAAGGGTATCCGGGACATCGCCCGGGAGCTCGGTATCAGCACCCTGGCCGAGGGTATCGAGGACGAAGCCACCGCAGAGCTGATGCAGGACCTCGAGATTGACCTGGCTCAGGGCTTCTACTTCGGGAGGCCGGCCCTGGAAGTGGACGGCTCTAGCGCAATTCGTCAACGTCCCCGGTAG